A DNA window from Desulforegula conservatrix Mb1Pa contains the following coding sequences:
- a CDS encoding YkgJ family cysteine cluster protein, translating into MFSDKETRINEHVFKEGFAYMFDNCACHACDGNCCRMESGYVWVKKADISRIANYSGIDADIIVKDYMIKIGRRFSLKETKQGDEYPCIFFDMSSKRCLIYPVRPSQCRTFPFWEEFMGDEESLLPQGCPGIVKRNDCIKVKK; encoded by the coding sequence ATGTTCTCAGATAAAGAAACTCGCATCAATGAACATGTTTTTAAAGAAGGATTTGCCTACATGTTCGACAATTGCGCTTGTCACGCATGTGATGGCAATTGCTGCAGAATGGAAAGCGGGTATGTTTGGGTGAAAAAAGCGGACATATCGCGTATAGCCAATTATTCGGGGATTGATGCGGACATTATTGTAAAAGATTATATGATTAAAATTGGAAGACGTTTCAGCCTTAAAGAAACCAAACAAGGCGATGAATATCCGTGCATATTTTTTGACATGAGTTCCAAAAGATGCCTAATATACCCGGTAAGACCTTCCCAGTGCAGAACATTTCCTTTCTGGGAAGAATTTATGGGCGATGAGGAATCATTATTACCACAAGGCTGCCCTGGAATAGTGAAACGCAATGATTGCATAAAGGTGAAAAAATGA
- a CDS encoding HDOD domain-containing protein, with the protein MIIQCPACQKKYQLPAGAAPENRKFSITCPGCKHSFIVDPTTPENKKQIAGEEGNIASRGNELKKHILETVKSLPPVPEILAKAQKVIKDPDSSADDIANVIETDPAMATRVLKLSNSAYYNLIRPVSSIRHACMILGQGNLLSLITVISTSKMLGKNLDGYGINSGALLKHSLAVATCSQIIAKRKAPDLENDAFTAGLLHDSGKIILDEYLKSIKEEFHSKMNSENMTFLMAEQSILGFDHSGIAYDFCKIWNIPEIQAHAIKFHHYPSLSGQNELAYILHLSDYIAKKIGFATTATDRETYPIEKETLEVLDLTQDDIAELEERTIESATAIIQGLSG; encoded by the coding sequence ATGATCATACAGTGTCCTGCATGTCAAAAAAAATATCAGCTACCTGCAGGCGCAGCGCCAGAAAACAGAAAGTTTTCAATAACCTGCCCTGGATGCAAACACAGTTTTATTGTGGATCCTACAACCCCTGAAAATAAAAAACAGATTGCTGGAGAAGAAGGAAACATTGCATCAAGAGGCAATGAGCTAAAAAAGCACATTCTTGAAACAGTAAAGTCTCTGCCACCGGTTCCTGAAATACTTGCCAAGGCCCAGAAGGTAATAAAAGATCCGGATTCATCAGCGGATGACATCGCAAATGTTATAGAGACAGATCCTGCAATGGCAACAAGGGTTTTAAAACTTTCAAACTCTGCATATTACAACCTGATAAGACCAGTCTCATCAATAAGACATGCCTGTATGATACTTGGTCAGGGAAATCTTCTAAGCCTTATTACTGTTATCAGCACATCAAAAATGCTGGGAAAAAACCTTGATGGCTATGGAATAAATTCAGGGGCTCTTCTTAAACATTCTTTAGCTGTTGCTACATGTTCACAGATAATTGCCAAAAGAAAAGCTCCTGATCTTGAAAACGATGCCTTTACTGCCGGACTTCTCCACGATTCAGGAAAAATCATTCTTGATGAGTATTTAAAAAGTATAAAGGAAGAATTTCATTCAAAAATGAATTCAGAGAATATGACTTTTCTAATGGCAGAGCAGTCAATTCTTGGTTTTGATCACAGCGGAATTGCATATGACTTCTGTAAAATATGGAATATCCCTGAAATCCAGGCCCATGCAATAAAATTTCATCATTACCCTTCTCTTTCAGGCCAGAATGAACTGGCTTACATTCTTCATCTATCTGATTATATAGCTAAAAAAATCGGTTTCGCCACGACGGCAACAGATAGAGAGACTTATCCAATAGAAAAAGAAACCCTTGAAGTGCTTGATCTTACCCAGGATGATATTGCGGAGCTTGAAGAAAGAACAATTGAGTCGGCAACGGCAATTATCCAGGGACTATCTGGATAA
- the thiD gene encoding bifunctional hydroxymethylpyrimidine kinase/phosphomethylpyrimidine kinase: protein MKIALSIAGSDPSGGAGIQADIKTFHSIGVFGMGVTTAVTVQNTQKVFAVQGILPEIVFDQILCLFEDADIDAIKIGMVHSAEIVKSISSALNRLTRKPPVILDPVMISKSGYSLLADDAKEALITILMPLADIITPNIFEAEALTGIPITTIEDMKSAAYTISELTGAKVIVKGGHLNSEFAYDLVYDGMGFSVLEAEKIGTKSPHGTGCAFSSAIAAYMASGEDFKTACKSAKSYITSAIEHGLDTGRGAATPNHFFHLYRKAEIS, encoded by the coding sequence ATGAAAATTGCGCTCAGCATTGCCGGCTCAGATCCTTCGGGCGGAGCAGGCATACAGGCAGATATCAAAACATTCCATTCCATAGGAGTCTTTGGAATGGGAGTAACAACTGCTGTAACTGTACAAAATACCCAGAAAGTATTTGCTGTTCAAGGCATTCTCCCTGAAATAGTTTTTGATCAGATACTTTGCCTTTTCGAAGATGCTGATATTGATGCTATAAAAATTGGAATGGTTCACAGTGCTGAAATAGTAAAATCTATCTCGAGCGCCTTAAACAGACTGACCAGAAAACCGCCTGTCATACTTGATCCGGTTATGATTTCAAAAAGCGGTTATTCCCTTCTTGCAGATGATGCAAAAGAAGCTCTTATAACTATCCTCATGCCTCTTGCCGACATAATAACACCTAATATTTTTGAGGCTGAGGCCCTTACAGGCATACCAATAACCACGATTGAAGATATGAAATCTGCGGCATATACCATCTCTGAGCTAACTGGCGCAAAGGTGATTGTGAAAGGTGGGCATCTTAATTCCGAGTTCGCATATGATCTTGTTTATGACGGAATGGGGTTCAGTGTCCTTGAGGCAGAAAAAATAGGCACAAAAAGCCCGCACGGGACTGGTTGCGCTTTTTCTTCGGCAATAGCCGCTTATATGGCATCAGGCGAAGATTTTAAAACAGCGTGTAAAAGCGCCAAAAGCTATATCACCTCCGCCATTGAACATGGGCTTGATACTGGTCGGGGTGCCGCAACTCCGAATCATTTTTTTCATCTTTACAGAAAAGCAGAAATTTCTTAG
- a CDS encoding sensor histidine kinase, with protein sequence MKSIKMSSFSMGFRLFLNLCGFVSAGLICFLAGAFLCRNDYILPIISLERQEIIVIIAGLFIVLVLVSLLFLFLRFSTSAAFKGGRLPFIFDASGSNYFITEMMGNINIGIFVSDLKTGKPLFINRKMKDLFDLCPDAEKIGWNGDIKKPPQFLNLASPEKKGELLPEGTCAWDGISALNKRWYSVRVSKMQWFDGRIAAFQTVYDINSLKKRESELRDFTRGILRDRETELKIISTNLHDHVAQDLASLRIALDTVYYGIDDIPEKLTERTRNMSIVLQDAISHLREIAYGLTPSSLDDFGIEKALHQYCSEFSEKSGVRISCICSGIHNISSGCELSINIYRIIQNTVANLASKTSPAHIRVSVVFSATRIIVKFESDGKGYEVNTSSGYKLAEEELELHNVRERIRLLRGEGLRINSGNNMGILISFEIHGDFSMACNTESQALNSGSLKDDALNSVTEARPYKTCAAKKFLLFCKDEKNDSELRHPDQYQAHVQWRR encoded by the coding sequence ATGAAAAGTATCAAAATGTCATCTTTTTCAATGGGCTTCAGACTTTTTTTGAATTTATGCGGCTTTGTTTCTGCCGGTCTGATCTGTTTTCTTGCCGGAGCTTTTTTATGCAGAAATGATTATATATTGCCCATTATATCATTGGAGAGGCAGGAGATAATAGTTATAATTGCCGGACTTTTTATCGTCCTTGTACTGGTTTCCCTGCTTTTTTTATTTTTGAGGTTCAGTACTTCAGCAGCTTTTAAAGGGGGAAGGCTACCCTTTATATTTGATGCATCAGGATCAAATTATTTTATCACAGAAATGATGGGAAATATAAATATCGGAATATTTGTTTCAGATTTAAAAACTGGTAAACCGTTATTTATCAACAGAAAAATGAAAGATCTGTTTGATCTTTGCCCTGATGCCGAAAAAATTGGATGGAACGGTGACATTAAAAAGCCTCCCCAGTTTTTGAATTTAGCATCGCCTGAAAAAAAAGGTGAATTATTGCCGGAAGGAACTTGCGCGTGGGATGGCATAAGTGCCTTGAATAAAAGATGGTATTCGGTGCGAGTATCAAAAATGCAGTGGTTTGATGGCCGGATAGCAGCCTTTCAAACTGTCTACGATATAAATTCCCTGAAAAAACGAGAATCAGAACTACGGGATTTCACTCGCGGAATCCTTAGAGACCGTGAAACTGAGCTTAAGATTATATCGACAAATTTACATGATCATGTGGCCCAAGATCTTGCCAGTTTAAGGATCGCGCTTGATACAGTATATTATGGAATTGATGATATACCTGAAAAACTGACCGAAAGAACCAGGAATATGTCCATAGTTCTTCAGGATGCAATATCTCATTTAAGGGAGATTGCATATGGATTGACACCGTCATCCTTAGACGATTTTGGTATAGAAAAGGCCCTGCATCAGTATTGTAGTGAATTCTCTGAAAAGAGTGGTGTCAGAATAAGCTGCATTTGTTCAGGAATACACAACATCAGCTCTGGCTGCGAACTATCCATCAATATATATAGAATTATCCAGAATACTGTGGCAAATTTAGCGTCAAAAACCAGCCCTGCCCATATCAGGGTAAGTGTTGTTTTTTCGGCTACAAGGATAATTGTTAAATTTGAATCTGATGGAAAAGGATACGAGGTGAATACGTCTTCAGGATACAAGCTCGCAGAAGAAGAGCTAGAACTTCATAATGTCAGGGAGAGGATAAGGCTTCTCCGTGGCGAAGGGTTAAGAATAAATTCAGGAAACAATATGGGGATACTTATTTCCTTTGAAATTCATGGAGATTTTTCTATGGCCTGTAATACAGAATCACAAGCTCTGAATTCCGGAAGTTTAAAGGATGATGCTCTTAATAGTGTAACGGAAGCCAGGCCATATAAAACCTGTGCCGCTAAGAAATTTCTGCTTTTCTGTAAAGATGAAAAAAATGATTCGGAGTTGCGGCACCCCGACCAGTATCAAGCCCATGTTCAATGGCGGAGGTGA
- a CDS encoding phenylacetate--CoA ligase family protein: MTETSINERKQLQLERLQSSLNRAYRNVPYHQSKFREIDLDPSSVESLNDMPKIPFMTREDMGRNYPYGLFAVPLRDIVRIHTAPGTTKNPSISGYTRHDVDIWRSIVAGALAVSGIKDSDILQIHLNSGLSNWGRDYQAGAEALGVGVIPHDVLSLAKNMMVLRDYRTTVLVTTPAYAKVLTEYMYSSGFNPTGLSLKTLILAGEAASIDERSFLEKHLHVKTWQHYGLSEMPGACIACECAEKNGLHIQDEHFIAEIIDPKTMTESPHGEWGELVLTTLTARAFPLIRFRTGDLARLITEPCDCGSVDTKIEWKGDRTDDLLNIDGVKVSTSLVRTYLEEMLGFEPEFCEISRSETDESLLSVSMTVSERMFSDEIKLLEKTVLQLETKIQESVGVRTSFSLREKVFYI; the protein is encoded by the coding sequence ATGACAGAGACTTCTATAAATGAAAGAAAACAGCTTCAGCTTGAAAGGCTCCAGAGTTCCCTCAACAGGGCATACAGAAATGTTCCCTATCATCAGTCGAAATTCAGGGAAATTGACCTTGATCCTTCATCTGTTGAATCTCTCAATGATATGCCAAAAATTCCGTTCATGACCCGTGAAGACATGGGCAGGAATTATCCTTATGGACTTTTTGCAGTTCCGTTAAGGGATATTGTAAGAATACACACGGCTCCGGGTACTACAAAAAATCCTTCGATAAGCGGCTATACACGTCATGATGTGGATATCTGGAGGAGTATTGTGGCAGGCGCCCTTGCTGTTTCAGGCATAAAGGATTCGGATATTTTACAGATACATCTGAATTCAGGTCTGTCAAACTGGGGCCGGGATTATCAGGCCGGAGCAGAAGCTCTTGGCGTCGGCGTAATACCGCATGATGTTCTTTCCCTGGCAAAAAATATGATGGTCTTGCGGGATTATAGGACAACCGTACTTGTCACTACTCCGGCATATGCAAAAGTGCTTACAGAATATATGTATTCGTCAGGATTTAACCCAACAGGGCTTTCCCTCAAAACATTAATTCTCGCAGGTGAAGCCGCATCAATCGATGAAAGATCATTTCTTGAGAAACATCTGCATGTCAAAACATGGCAGCATTATGGCCTTTCAGAAATGCCTGGAGCCTGTATAGCTTGCGAGTGCGCTGAAAAAAATGGCTTACATATTCAGGATGAGCATTTTATTGCCGAGATTATTGATCCTAAAACCATGACCGAATCTCCCCATGGGGAGTGGGGTGAACTTGTCCTGACAACTCTTACTGCAAGGGCATTTCCTCTGATACGCTTCAGAACCGGAGATTTGGCCCGTCTTATTACAGAGCCGTGCGATTGTGGATCTGTTGATACAAAAATAGAGTGGAAGGGCGATAGAACTGATGACCTTCTCAATATTGACGGAGTAAAGGTCAGCACTTCCCTTGTTCGTACATATCTTGAGGAGATGCTTGGATTTGAGCCCGAGTTTTGCGAGATAAGCAGATCCGAGACAGATGAGTCACTGCTGTCCGTATCCATGACTGTTTCAGAGAGGATGTTCTCGGATGAAATAAAGCTTCTTGAAAAAACAGTTCTTCAGCTTGAAACAAAGATCCAGGAATCTGTTGGTGTGAGAACGTCTTTTTCTTTAAGGGAGAAAGTTTTTTACATTTGA
- a CDS encoding ABC transporter ATP-binding protein — MLTIRNLKCYYGKIMAVKGVSLSVAEGEFVTLIGANGAGKSTLLEAVCGLLESWEGDIVFDGNPIKRLDPPEIVKLGISMVPEGRLIFPPLSVMDNLRLGAYIRYKKNEGDSIREDIERMFTLFPVLKERSKKPAGGLSGGEQQMLAIARALMAKPRLLVLDEPSMGLAPIIVEKIFDILRSLHSQGLTILLVEQNARAALKLADRGYVMETGKIVLDGDAEDLLSDEDVKRAYLGQDYSDFCDGRE, encoded by the coding sequence ATGCTGACCATAAGAAACTTAAAATGCTATTACGGAAAAATAATGGCTGTGAAGGGCGTCAGTCTTTCAGTTGCCGAGGGTGAGTTTGTCACCCTGATTGGCGCCAATGGTGCTGGTAAGAGTACGCTTCTTGAGGCCGTGTGCGGTCTTCTTGAATCCTGGGAAGGAGATATTGTTTTTGATGGCAATCCAATCAAACGCCTCGACCCTCCTGAGATTGTAAAGCTTGGTATCAGTATGGTGCCGGAAGGCCGTCTGATATTTCCTCCTCTCAGTGTTATGGATAATTTGAGGCTTGGCGCATATATACGGTATAAAAAGAATGAAGGCGATTCAATAAGAGAAGACATTGAAAGAATGTTCACCCTTTTTCCAGTGCTTAAGGAAAGGTCAAAAAAGCCTGCCGGAGGTCTTTCCGGCGGAGAACAGCAAATGCTTGCGATCGCAAGGGCGCTCATGGCAAAACCCCGTCTTCTTGTACTTGATGAGCCTTCAATGGGACTTGCCCCTATTATTGTTGAAAAAATATTTGATATTCTTCGTTCTTTGCATTCCCAGGGTCTTACAATACTTCTTGTTGAGCAGAACGCCAGGGCTGCCTTAAAACTTGCAGACAGAGGGTATGTTATGGAAACAGGTAAAATAGTTCTTGATGGAGACGCCGAAGATCTCCTTTCAGACGAGGACGTTAAAAGAGCATATCTTGGACAGGATTATTCGGATTTCTGCGACGGGAGGGAATAA
- a CDS encoding ABC transporter ATP-binding protein has protein sequence MNKLNQKNNTQTKILEVRSVSKSFGGIKAQKDISFDIDKGTVAGLIGPNGAGKTTLFNLVTGVYTPDTGSIFFEGNEITGESPANLVKMGISRTFQNVALFESMTALENVMVGAHIRTSSGFLSSVIRASGFRKEEERTRALAYDMLDFVGLKDKAMDRAGDFPLGWQRLLEIARSLASSPSLILLDEPAAGLNAVETSKLGEIILRIKDQGITVLLVEHDMSLTMNISDKIVVLEQGRKLAEDTPREIQRNPEVMAAYLGTGD, from the coding sequence ATGAACAAGCTAAATCAAAAAAATAATACACAGACTAAAATCCTCGAGGTTAGATCTGTATCCAAATCTTTTGGAGGCATAAAGGCCCAGAAGGATATATCGTTTGATATTGACAAGGGGACAGTTGCTGGCTTGATAGGTCCAAATGGTGCAGGTAAAACCACACTTTTCAATCTTGTCACCGGAGTCTATACGCCTGATACAGGTTCTATTTTCTTTGAAGGCAATGAAATAACAGGCGAGTCTCCTGCCAATCTTGTTAAAATGGGTATTTCCCGTACTTTTCAGAACGTCGCTCTATTTGAGAGTATGACTGCGCTCGAAAATGTAATGGTTGGAGCACATATAAGGACTTCAAGCGGTTTTCTTTCATCTGTGATTCGAGCATCGGGTTTCAGAAAAGAAGAAGAAAGAACCAGGGCTCTTGCATATGACATGCTCGATTTTGTTGGTTTGAAGGATAAAGCCATGGACAGGGCAGGGGATTTTCCCCTCGGCTGGCAGCGTCTTCTGGAGATAGCTAGATCCCTTGCGTCATCACCATCGCTCATACTTCTCGATGAACCTGCTGCGGGCCTCAATGCAGTTGAAACGTCAAAGCTCGGCGAGATTATTCTTAGGATCAAGGATCAAGGTATTACTGTTCTTCTTGTTGAGCATGATATGAGCCTTACTATGAACATTTCTGATAAAATTGTTGTTCTTGAACAGGGAAGAAAGCTGGCCGAAGACACTCCCCGTGAGATTCAGAGGAACCCTGAGGTTATGGCGGCTTATCTTGGAACAGGCGATTAG
- a CDS encoding branched-chain amino acid ABC transporter permease: MKNEIVFNRACFAVLITLVAAAGFFIDNSYYIQTLTLIGINTLLALGLNLLMGYAGQISLGHAAFFAIGSYTTAILTTKFMMSPWLALPAALVLAAAVAYVVGIPTLRLSGYYLGMGTLGFGMIVNICIREWDSYTGGASGLVGIPGLSSPFVSFENPRNFFFLVWAVLILFFIASQRIMDSRVGRALRAIHDNEAASLILGVDTKDLKLKIFVLSAVMAAVSGFLYAHMITFISPGTFDFLASIRIVTMVVIGGMASIWGALFGASLLTLLPEWLHSFADFEMMIYGLILMVVMIFMPQGLTRGLIDIYEQAKSKK, encoded by the coding sequence ATGAAAAATGAAATTGTATTTAACAGAGCCTGTTTTGCCGTGCTTATAACGCTTGTTGCAGCAGCAGGATTCTTTATTGATAATTCATATTATATTCAAACACTGACTCTGATAGGCATAAATACTCTGCTTGCTTTGGGGCTCAATCTTTTGATGGGTTATGCTGGTCAGATTTCTTTGGGGCACGCCGCATTTTTTGCAATCGGTTCCTATACCACGGCTATTTTAACCACCAAATTCATGATGTCACCCTGGTTGGCCCTGCCAGCAGCCCTCGTTCTTGCGGCGGCGGTTGCATATGTGGTTGGAATACCAACTCTGAGGCTTTCCGGTTATTATCTTGGAATGGGGACACTCGGGTTCGGGATGATAGTAAATATATGCATAAGAGAATGGGATTCGTATACCGGCGGAGCTTCAGGTCTTGTGGGCATCCCAGGACTTTCCTCACCATTTGTTTCATTTGAGAATCCAAGAAATTTCTTTTTTCTTGTCTGGGCAGTACTCATTTTATTTTTTATTGCAAGCCAGAGAATTATGGATTCAAGGGTTGGAAGGGCATTAAGGGCAATTCATGACAATGAGGCCGCCTCTCTAATTCTTGGAGTTGATACAAAGGATCTGAAGCTCAAGATATTTGTCTTGAGTGCTGTCATGGCCGCTGTTTCAGGTTTTTTATATGCCCACATGATTACTTTTATAAGTCCTGGAACCTTTGATTTTTTAGCATCCATAAGAATAGTCACCATGGTTGTCATCGGTGGAATGGCAAGCATATGGGGGGCACTTTTCGGAGCGTCTCTGCTGACGCTTTTACCAGAATGGCTTCATTCATTTGCTGATTTTGAAATGATGATATACGGTCTGATTCTCATGGTCGTAATGATTTTTATGCCCCAGGGGCTCACACGCGGTTTGATAGATATTTATGAACAAGCTAAATCAAAAAAATAA
- a CDS encoding branched-chain amino acid ABC transporter permease: MMQELLQYLFTGITSGAIYAIIAVGYSMLYNSTELINFAQGEFVMIGGMSLMTFWGVLKIPLPFSILLAVAVTALCGLIFERLAIRTAKKDNHVVLIIITVGASIFLRGAAMILWGKEPHSVAQFTSFPPINIGGAVIVFQSLWIIIGALIIAVALDFFYRRSLTGKAMTACAINMRAARLTGIPAGFMVLLAFVISSSTGAVAGSMIGPITMCSYDMGTVLGLKGFCAAMLGGLGSLWGSLAGGIILGILESLGAGYISSGVKDATAFLALLMILYFRPGGLFGKKDIKRF; this comes from the coding sequence ATGATGCAGGAATTACTTCAATATCTATTCACAGGAATAACCAGCGGGGCTATCTATGCAATAATCGCTGTTGGATATTCAATGCTTTACAATTCCACGGAGTTGATCAATTTTGCCCAGGGTGAGTTTGTCATGATAGGCGGGATGAGCCTCATGACTTTCTGGGGAGTATTGAAAATTCCGCTTCCTTTTTCCATTCTGCTTGCTGTCGCGGTAACTGCTCTATGCGGTTTGATTTTTGAGCGCCTGGCCATCAGAACCGCAAAAAAGGACAATCATGTTGTTCTTATAATTATTACAGTCGGGGCCTCAATTTTTCTGAGGGGAGCCGCAATGATTCTTTGGGGCAAAGAGCCGCATTCCGTCGCCCAGTTTACATCTTTTCCTCCTATAAACATCGGAGGAGCTGTTATTGTTTTTCAAAGTTTATGGATTATAATCGGAGCTTTGATTATTGCTGTTGCGCTTGATTTCTTTTACAGAAGAAGTCTCACAGGAAAAGCAATGACAGCTTGTGCCATAAACATGCGGGCAGCCAGGCTGACAGGGATTCCGGCAGGGTTCATGGTGCTTCTTGCATTCGTCATAAGCTCTTCAACCGGTGCCGTAGCAGGCTCCATGATCGGGCCCATTACAATGTGCAGTTATGATATGGGAACTGTGCTTGGATTAAAGGGGTTTTGTGCGGCAATGCTCGGCGGACTCGGAAGCCTCTGGGGAAGTTTAGCGGGCGGTATTATTCTTGGAATCCTTGAATCCCTTGGCGCAGGATATATCTCTTCGGGCGTTAAGGATGCAACCGCGTTTCTTGCTCTTTTAATGATTCTTTATTTCAGGCCAGGCGGTCTTTTCGGGAAAAAAGATATCAAAAGGTTCTGA
- a CDS encoding ABC transporter substrate-binding protein, with amino-acid sequence MKKSGLLKFILAVAMLSGIPGIAFSEETVKIGAIFAVTGPASFLGDPQKKTIEMLVEEVNAAGGIDGKKLEAVIYDSEGDPTKAVQAMGKLVSKDKAVAVIGPSITQDTLAIVPAAEKAGIPLVSCAAGVAITDPIKKWVFKTAQTDALAATTIFDYMKKNGINSIGVLSVADAFGESGKKQIEVLAPKAGIKIVAAESFGAKDTDMTAQLTRIKSANPQAIVCWGTNPGPAIVAKNVKDLGITIPLFQSHGVASPKFLELAGANADGIILPAGKILVADSLADSDAHKKVVQSYLKAFAAKYQSPTSSFGGYAYDAFKMITLAMKGTGFDQAKIRDNLEKIQGYTGVSGTFNLSPADHNGLGSDAFVMVKIVNGKWELISK; translated from the coding sequence ATGAAGAAATCGGGATTGTTGAAGTTTATTCTTGCGGTCGCAATGCTTTCGGGTATTCCGGGTATTGCCTTTTCCGAGGAAACCGTCAAGATCGGAGCCATTTTTGCGGTAACAGGCCCCGCGTCTTTTCTGGGAGATCCGCAGAAAAAGACCATTGAAATGCTTGTTGAAGAAGTAAACGCAGCAGGTGGCATTGACGGCAAAAAGCTTGAAGCCGTTATCTATGATTCTGAAGGCGATCCGACCAAGGCTGTCCAGGCCATGGGCAAACTCGTAAGCAAGGATAAGGCCGTTGCTGTTATCGGGCCTTCAATCACACAAGATACCCTCGCCATTGTTCCTGCAGCTGAAAAAGCAGGGATTCCTCTTGTCAGCTGTGCAGCAGGCGTAGCCATAACAGATCCGATTAAAAAATGGGTTTTCAAGACAGCCCAGACCGACGCTCTCGCGGCTACGACAATTTTCGACTATATGAAAAAAAATGGCATAAACTCCATTGGCGTGCTGTCAGTTGCCGACGCGTTTGGTGAAAGCGGAAAGAAGCAGATTGAAGTTCTTGCGCCTAAGGCTGGAATCAAGATAGTTGCAGCAGAGAGTTTTGGTGCAAAAGACACTGATATGACTGCCCAGCTGACAAGAATAAAATCAGCAAATCCCCAGGCGATCGTTTGTTGGGGTACTAACCCTGGGCCTGCTATTGTTGCAAAGAATGTCAAGGATCTTGGAATTACGATCCCTTTATTCCAGAGTCACGGCGTAGCCTCTCCAAAATTTCTGGAACTTGCAGGAGCAAATGCTGATGGCATTATTCTTCCTGCAGGGAAAATTCTTGTTGCGGATTCACTCGCAGATAGTGATGCCCATAAAAAAGTTGTTCAGTCATATCTCAAGGCTTTTGCTGCAAAATATCAGTCACCTACTTCAAGCTTTGGCGGATATGCATATGACGCTTTCAAAATGATTACCCTGGCTATGAAGGGCACAGGTTTTGATCAGGCTAAAATAAGGGATAATCTTGAAAAGATACAGGGATACACCGGCGTCAGCGGAACCTTTAATCTTTCTCCGGCAGACCATAACGGACTCGGCTCAGATGCATTTGTGATGGTTAAAATAGTCAATGGGAAGTGGGAACTTATTTCCAAATAA
- a CDS encoding ACT domain-containing protein, whose translation MMRVEQISVFLENKEGRVAQVTSILSGSEVNIRALSLADTADFGVLRLIVDNTEKAEEVLKEKGFTVGKTHVVAVEVEDKPGGLNDILQILHDAKINVEYMYAFVRQSGNKAVMIFRFDDIESAVSVLEGKGIGIIPGKDLYSM comes from the coding sequence ATGATGCGAGTTGAGCAGATTTCCGTGTTTCTTGAAAATAAGGAAGGCAGGGTTGCGCAGGTTACATCCATATTAAGCGGCTCTGAAGTAAATATACGCGCTCTTTCACTTGCAGACACAGCCGATTTTGGAGTACTTCGCCTGATAGTTGATAATACTGAGAAGGCCGAAGAAGTGCTCAAGGAAAAAGGTTTTACAGTGGGGAAAACCCATGTTGTGGCTGTCGAGGTCGAAGATAAGCCAGGAGGCCTCAATGATATTCTTCAGATACTCCATGATGCAAAAATAAACGTGGAATACATGTACGCATTTGTGAGACAGAGCGGCAACAAGGCCGTCATGATTTTCCGTTTTGACGACATTGAGTCAGCAGTATCTGTTCTTGAAGGAAAGGGCATAGGGATAATTCCTGGCAAGGATCTTTATTCAATGTGA